Genomic segment of Candidatus Omnitrophota bacterium:
AGGATTCCTATTAGAATGATAATCCAGCAAAAATATTTTGCCTCATAAATACGCCCAGCGGCATTTGCAATTTTTCTCCTTCTAACCTATACTTTGTAAACTATTTTCCCGTAAATCGCATATCTATTCAGGAGAATACCAAAGTGGCTCTGGAACAAAACCTCCTTGGAATCGCGCATTGCGTTCTCTTTCCCGGTCCCGGAAACGCAAACTCCGTCATGCGCGGCGAAGGACCGAAAGAATATGTCCTCAAAACGCTGCAATGGATCGCGGACGATCCCCATTTTCAATCCATTGAAATCACTCGCATTAAATCGCCATCCATCCGGCGGGAAGCGATCAAACTGCTCAAAAAAGCCCGCAAGGACGGCGCGATCCGCGAGATTGTCTTCTCCGCGCAGCCCGTACAACTTATCAACGAAGACAACATCGTCCCGCCGTCCGACATCTGTTCGCTTGACGAGAACGAACGCAGCAAATCTGTTAATCGCCTGAAGGAATGCGTTGAGGAAGCCTGCGAATATAACTGCGATAAGTTCGCTTTTTACAGCGGCAAAGACCCGTCGATTCTTAACGGTTTGCAAGGATCGGAAGCGGAAGCAGCGCACATAGAATCCCTTTCGCAATTGCGCCGCTCGATCCATGAAATCTGCGAATTCGTCCGTGAACGTTCGCAAGGGAAAATGGTTCCCATCTTGGAAATCTTCGATTGCCGGATCAATCCTCAAGGCGCATCGTTTTTTAAAGAATCATTAATCGGCCCCGCTCCGCGCGCCGAAGCGTTAGCGGAATATATCCGTAATTTTTATGGACATAAAGAATTCGGCTTGATGTTGGATGCGAGCCACATGCTCATATCCGGAGAAGGCGCCGACGTTATTAAGAAACTTGCGCCATATCTTATTCACTTTCACATCGCCAATGTCGTATTGAACCGCAACGCCGCCAACGGTGAATGTCGTTATGGCGACGTTCATCCCGCTTTTCATGTTCCTGACGGCGAGTTGACGGAAGCGGTTCTCGCGGATTATTTGAAGGCGTTATCCGAAGCGGATTACCAAAATACACTGGCTTTCGAAATCAAACCCATTGGCAGCGAAATTCCCGAAGACGCCGCCGCAACCGCCCAATCTTTTTATTTCGCCAGCCGCAACCGCATCGAAGTCAATTACGCGATTAAGAAAAATTACGTCTACCAGACGCGCAAATTTTTTACGGAAGAATTATGGGACAAACTCGCCGATCTGCGCGTCAAGCAGCCGAAGCTGATCGTTGAGCGCATGAAAGCGCGCAAGCAGCGTCAAGTCATCGCCCCGTCAGGTAAATTAACTATCCTGGCCGCCGATCATCCGGCGCGCATGGTGACCAATGTAGGAGACGACGCCGTGGCTATGGGCGACCGCTTCGATTACCTGGGCCGATGCGCTCGCGTCTTGATGGTTTCCTCGGTGGATGGCTTAATGGCCACCGCCGACGTGATTGAAGACCTGGTCCTGCTCGATCATCTTTATCAGGGAAAATCGGGCAAGAGTTTTCTGGAAGAGCGCGTCCTCATCGCTTGCATGAACCGCAGCGGCCTTGCCGGGGCCAAATACGAGATGCTTGACCGGCTGACGGCCTATCGCGACGTGAAGAAAATCATCGACTTGAAACTGGACGGCGCCAAGTTGCTGCTGCGCCTGGCCGTGCCCGATCCTTACGACCGCTATTGCATCCAAACGATGGAGGAATGCTCCAAAGGCGTCGAAGCCTGCAACGAACACAACCTACCGGTATTTCTCGAACCGCTTCCCGTGCGTCAGATCGACGGCAAATATAAACTGATCCTGGAAGCGGACGACCTCATCCGCGTCATCGGCGTGGCTTCGGGATTGTCTCATTCCTCCGCCAATTTGTGGCTTAAAATCCCCTACGTCGAGGAATACCATCGCGTAGTCCAAGCCTTTTCCGGTC
This window contains:
- a CDS encoding TIM barrel protein; translated protein: MALEQNLLGIAHCVLFPGPGNANSVMRGEGPKEYVLKTLQWIADDPHFQSIEITRIKSPSIRREAIKLLKKARKDGAIREIVFSAQPVQLINEDNIVPPSDICSLDENERSKSVNRLKECVEEACEYNCDKFAFYSGKDPSILNGLQGSEAEAAHIESLSQLRRSIHEICEFVRERSQGKMVPILEIFDCRINPQGASFFKESLIGPAPRAEALAEYIRNFYGHKEFGLMLDASHMLISGEGADVIKKLAPYLIHFHIANVVLNRNAANGECRYGDVHPAFHVPDGELTEAVLADYLKALSEADYQNTLAFEIKPIGSEIPEDAAATAQSFYFASRNRIEVNYAIKKNYVYQTRKFFTEELWDKLADLRVKQPKLIVERMKARKQRQVIAPSGKLTILAADHPARMVTNVGDDAVAMGDRFDYLGRCARVLMVSSVDGLMATADVIEDLVLLDHLYQGKSGKSFLEERVLIACMNRSGLAGAKYEMLDRLTAYRDVKKIIDLKLDGAKLLLRLAVPDPYDRYCIQTMEECSKGVEACNEHNLPVFLEPLPVRQIDGKYKLILEADDLIRVIGVASGLSHSSANLWLKIPYVEEYHRVVQAFSGPILMLGGESLGNPISVIEQFARGLGEGQNVRGAMVGRNVLYPGDDDPAAVAEGICEIVNKGASANEAVKTIAALRGCKMDLLPRE